GAAGAACGCGAACATCGACGTCTTTGGCTAGGCGGCTTTGCGTGTTACGCATGGCGACGTCGAGTATACATCGAGCATCCAGGGCTGACTCTTTTGACCCAGCGCAACGCTATCTAGGCTGGCTCTCCATCAAGGCCAAGACCTTCAACGTCGGCAGCTACCGTCGCAAGGAGGACGCCCATCCCTCGGCGGATTTCTTTGACTTTCACAACACCGAGGGTGAGCGCAGAcgtcgcgccgccgccgaaaaggccatcgaggacaTGCTCGCCTGGTTCCGCCAGGGTGGTGTCATCGGCATCCTGGATGCCACCAACTCCACCAAGGAGCGCCGCAAGTGGGTTCTCGACATCTGCACCAAGGAGGGTATCGAGGTCCTTTTCGTCGAGAGCAAGTGCGACAACGAGAACCTCATCATGGCCAACATTCGTGACGTCAAGACCACCTCGCCCGACTATCAGGGTCAGGACCCTGAGGAGGCTGCCCTCGACTTTCGCAACCGCATCCGCAACTACGAGAAGGTCTACAAgacgctcgacgaggacggtgatGAGAACGAGTACACCTATCTCAAGATCATGGACGTCGGCAAACAGGTCATTATCAACCGCATCCAGGACTACCTCCAGAGTCGCGTCGTCTACTATCTCATGAACCTTCACATCCGGCCCCGCTCCATCTGGCTGTCGAGAGTAAGTCCTCACTTAAATATCGTGGCCGGACGAACTTTTTTAGAAGCTGACACGGAACAGCACGGAGAGTCCATGTACAACCTGGATGGtcgcatcggcggcgacaccACGCTCTCCCCTCGTGGTGAGCAGTATGCCCGAAAACTCCCCGAGCTCGTTCGCAAGTCAGTTGGCGTAAGTGGCTCTGTCGCCCGAATTACACATGCCTTGTGCTAATGAACGCATAGGATGACCGTCCTCTGACTGTGTGGACGTCGACGCTCAAGCGTACCATCGCTACTTCccgcttcctcccccctgACTACAACCAGCTTCAGTGGAAGGCGCTTGACGAGCTTGACTCTGGCGTCTGCGACGGCCTCACTTACCAGGAAATCAAGGACCGTTTCCCGGAGGACTTTGCCGCTCGTGACGAGGACAAGTACAACTACCGCTACCGCGGCGGTGAATCGTATCGCGACGTTGTCATCCGTCTGGAGCCCATCATCATGGAGCTCGAGCGCAGCGAGGACATCCTCATTGTCACGCACCAGGCCGTTTTGCGCTGTATCTACGCTTACTTCATGAACAAGAGCCAGGCTGACAGCCCCTGGATGAACGTGCCCCTGCATACCCTCATCAAGCTCACCCCTCGCGCATACGGAACTGAGGAGGTGCGCTACGAGGCTAACATCCCGGCGGTCAG
This genomic interval from Colletotrichum higginsianum IMI 349063 chromosome 9, whole genome shotgun sequence contains the following:
- a CDS encoding 6-phosphofructo-2-kinase gives rise to the protein MPPRTNGVGIQVEDTKICVVMVGLPARGKSFIAQKAQRYLGWLSIKAKTFNVGSYRRKEDAHPSADFFDFHNTEGERRRRAAAEKAIEDMLAWFRQGGVIGILDATNSTKERRKWVLDICTKEGIEVLFVESKCDNENLIMANIRDVKTTSPDYQGQDPEEAALDFRNRIRNYEKVYKTLDEDGDENEYTYLKIMDVGKQVIINRIQDYLQSRVVYYLMNLHIRPRSIWLSRHGESMYNLDGRIGGDTTLSPRGEQYARKLPELVRKSVGDDRPLTVWTSTLKRTIATSRFLPPDYNQLQWKALDELDSGVCDGLTYQEIKDRFPEDFAARDEDKYNYRYRGGESYRDVVIRLEPIIMELERSEDILIVTHQAVLRCIYAYFMNKSQADSPWMNVPLHTLIKLTPRAYGTEEVRYEANIPAVSTWRGKGSTAKHENPTADCT